Proteins encoded within one genomic window of Dermatophilus congolensis:
- a CDS encoding non-heme iron oxygenase ferredoxin subunit, with protein sequence MSEAFELVCAVADLPEVGGAPAVVGDVRMAIVRDEDGQVHAIDELCTHGAVSLAEGDVEGCEVECWLHGARFDLRSGQPQCPPAFAPVGVYAVRVMDENVYVDPTRRINA encoded by the coding sequence ATGAGCGAGGCGTTCGAGCTTGTCTGCGCAGTGGCGGACCTACCCGAAGTCGGTGGCGCACCGGCAGTGGTCGGTGACGTGCGCATGGCAATCGTCCGCGACGAAGACGGCCAGGTGCATGCGATTGATGAGCTGTGCACGCACGGCGCGGTCAGCCTCGCTGAGGGCGATGTTGAGGGCTGCGAGGTCGAGTGCTGGCTTCACGGCGCCCGCTTCGACCTGCGCTCGGGCCAGCCGCAGTGCCCTCCCGCGTTCGCGCCGGTGGGCGTGTATGCGGTTCGGGTGATGGACGAGAACGTGTACGTCGACCCCACCCGCCGCATCAACGCTTGA
- a CDS encoding ABC transporter permease: MSATTTTPCGPAPRRAIILSHARFELGTLLRNGEQLLVSLILPLLALAAFTYINLPTSHATSHTPINLITPGVLALAITSTAFTGQAISTGFDRRNGVLRYLGVTPLGRTGLIWAKAIAVLALEVIQLLIISAAALALGWRPEPLSFLLFAPTWILGTWCFVAFALLLAGAMRAEAVLALANLIWVLLVGLGGILFPPALLPAWLAPLISWLPAAALGESSRAALLHNAIDPTALILLTAWAALATWAASRFFRWSD, from the coding sequence ATGAGCGCCACAACCACCACCCCCTGCGGCCCCGCGCCCCGCCGCGCCATCATCCTTTCCCACGCGCGATTCGAACTAGGCACCCTGCTACGCAACGGCGAACAGCTCCTCGTCTCACTCATCCTTCCCCTCCTGGCCCTGGCCGCGTTCACCTACATCAACCTGCCCACCTCGCACGCCACCAGCCACACCCCCATCAACCTCATCACCCCCGGCGTACTCGCCCTAGCCATCACCTCCACCGCCTTCACCGGTCAAGCAATCTCCACCGGATTCGACAGGCGCAATGGCGTACTGCGCTACCTGGGTGTCACTCCCCTGGGCCGCACTGGACTCATCTGGGCCAAAGCCATCGCCGTGCTCGCCCTGGAAGTCATCCAGCTTCTCATCATCTCGGCTGCCGCTCTCGCTCTGGGCTGGCGCCCTGAACCGCTGAGCTTTCTCCTTTTCGCGCCAACCTGGATCCTTGGCACCTGGTGCTTCGTTGCCTTCGCTCTCCTGCTAGCCGGAGCCATGCGCGCCGAAGCCGTGCTCGCCCTGGCCAACCTCATCTGGGTTCTCCTCGTCGGCCTCGGTGGCATCTTGTTCCCGCCCGCTCTCCTTCCCGCATGGCTGGCCCCCCTCATCTCCTGGCTACCCGCCGCAGCCCTGGGTGAAAGCAGCCGCGCAGCCCTACTCCACAACGCGATAGACCCCACCGCACTTATCCTGCTCACCGCATGGGCGGCACTAGCCACATGGGCAGCCTCGCGCTTCTTCCGCTGGTCCGACTAA
- a CDS encoding ABC transporter ATP-binding protein, which yields MSRPAVLVQHLVKQFGTTTAVADATWSANPGAITTVLGPNGSGKTTTMECLEGLQAPTSGTVRVLGADPLTVNPEHRARVGVMLQDGGLPNTVTSGRLLRHLAHLYRNPIPPSELADRLDLTSFEKTTVRRLSGGQRRRLALAAAIIGRPHVLFLDEPAAGLDPHARLDVWDLVTELRNAGVCVIITTHSFEEAERLADHVVVMNEGTVVADGTVQHIAGNDTLENAFFNLTPRQRRSFTSQQWINDPTTMEDSA from the coding sequence GTGTCACGTCCAGCCGTGCTCGTACAGCACCTCGTCAAACAATTCGGAACCACCACAGCCGTAGCCGACGCCACCTGGTCAGCAAACCCCGGAGCCATCACCACCGTCCTAGGCCCCAACGGATCCGGAAAAACCACCACCATGGAATGCCTCGAAGGCCTCCAGGCACCCACCTCCGGGACCGTCCGCGTTCTGGGAGCCGACCCCCTCACCGTCAACCCCGAACACCGCGCCCGCGTCGGCGTCATGCTCCAAGACGGCGGCCTACCCAACACCGTCACCAGCGGCAGACTCCTACGCCACCTCGCCCACCTCTACCGCAACCCCATCCCCCCATCCGAACTCGCCGACCGCCTCGACCTAACCAGCTTCGAAAAAACCACCGTCCGGCGCCTCTCCGGCGGACAACGCCGACGCCTAGCCCTGGCCGCCGCCATCATCGGCCGCCCCCACGTTCTCTTCCTCGACGAACCCGCAGCCGGCCTAGACCCCCACGCCCGCCTCGACGTCTGGGACCTAGTCACAGAGCTACGCAACGCGGGTGTGTGCGTCATCATCACCACCCACTCCTTCGAAGAAGCAGAACGCCTCGCCGACCACGTCGTCGTCATGAACGAAGGCACCGTCGTCGCCGACGGAACCGTCCAGCACATCGCCGGAAATGACACCCTCGAAAACGCCTTCTTCAACCTCACCCCACGCCAGCGCCGCAGCTTCACCTCCCAGCAATGGATCAACGACCCCACAACCATGGAAGACTCCGCATGA
- a CDS encoding helix-turn-helix transcriptional regulator has product MDEASTSRPAARAETLRAAGAGTREQVLRRIVENGPITAAQIAEDLELTPAAVRRHLTALEEEQFIAGSEANISGRGRGRPARVYVVTDAAHRSLDAAYDDIARAALRFLSTRLGPEAVEEFAAQRAADLVATLAPQVEKAGPDPISRAVALAEALTDAGFAATARSVQGPVPAGSTSDDVATAGVQLCQGHCPVQTVAAEYQSLCDAEAAAFADLLGVHVQRLSTLAGGGHVCTTFVPAIRVHRSSGADVCRTSTPRAVRAHGSRTHSNHEIKDDERTPR; this is encoded by the coding sequence ATGGATGAAGCATCCACGTCTCGTCCTGCTGCCCGGGCGGAAACTCTCCGCGCAGCAGGCGCGGGCACCCGCGAACAGGTGTTACGCCGCATTGTTGAAAACGGTCCTATTACCGCAGCGCAGATCGCTGAAGACCTAGAACTCACTCCGGCAGCTGTGCGCCGTCACCTGACTGCCCTAGAAGAAGAGCAGTTCATTGCGGGCAGTGAAGCCAATATCTCTGGACGGGGGCGAGGTCGACCAGCCCGCGTATATGTGGTGACGGATGCGGCACACCGCAGTCTTGACGCCGCTTACGACGACATCGCACGAGCGGCCTTGCGATTTTTAAGCACCCGTCTGGGCCCTGAAGCGGTGGAGGAGTTCGCTGCTCAGCGAGCAGCGGATCTTGTTGCCACGCTAGCGCCGCAGGTAGAGAAAGCCGGACCGGACCCGATTAGCCGCGCCGTGGCATTGGCGGAGGCACTGACGGATGCGGGGTTCGCTGCAACTGCCCGCTCTGTGCAAGGCCCGGTGCCTGCAGGGTCAACGAGCGACGATGTCGCCACGGCGGGGGTGCAGCTGTGCCAGGGGCACTGCCCGGTGCAAACGGTTGCGGCTGAGTATCAGTCGTTGTGTGATGCCGAAGCAGCGGCATTCGCCGATCTTTTGGGCGTTCACGTGCAGCGCCTTTCCACACTGGCCGGTGGCGGCCACGTGTGCACCACATTTGTCCCTGCAATCAGGGTGCATCGTTCTTCCGGCGCAGATGTGTGCCGCACTTCTACACCGCGCGCAGTGCGAGCTCACGGGTCGCGGACACACAGCAATCACGAGATAAAAGATGATGAAAGGACTCCGCGATGA
- the sufB gene encoding Fe-S cluster assembly protein SufB: MSTNIEELNPGLKDLGRYEFGWADSDAAGASARRGLNEDVVTDISKRKNEPAWMEKLRLKALRLFDKKPMPAWGADLTGIDFQNIKYFVKSTEKQATTWDDLPEDIKATYDKLGIPEAEKQRLVAGVAAQYESEVVYHQIREDLEEKGVIFVDTDTGLREHEELFKEYFGSVIPAGDNKFAALNTAVWSGGSFIYVPPGVHVDIPLQAYFRINTENMGQFERTLIIADEGSYVHYVEGCTAPIYKTDSLHSAVVEIVVKKDARVRYTTIQNWSNNVYNLVTKRATCEAGATMEWVDGNIGSKVTMKYPAVWLLGEHAQGETLSIAFAGEGQHQDTGSKMVHAAPNTSSNIISKSVARGGGRASYRGLVQVDEGAHGSKSTVKCDALLVDLISRSDTYPYVDIREDDVQMGHEATVSKVSEDQLFYLMSRGLTEDEAMAVIVRGFVEPIARELPMEYALELNRLIELQMEGAVG; the protein is encoded by the coding sequence ATGAGCACCAACATCGAAGAGCTCAATCCGGGCCTGAAGGATCTTGGCCGGTATGAGTTCGGCTGGGCCGACAGTGACGCAGCCGGGGCAAGTGCTCGACGGGGCTTGAATGAAGATGTCGTCACTGACATCTCGAAACGCAAAAACGAGCCTGCATGGATGGAAAAGCTGCGCCTGAAGGCGCTGCGCCTGTTCGATAAGAAACCCATGCCCGCTTGGGGTGCTGACCTAACAGGTATCGACTTCCAGAACATCAAGTACTTCGTTAAATCGACGGAGAAGCAGGCCACCACGTGGGACGACCTGCCTGAAGACATCAAAGCCACCTACGACAAGCTGGGCATCCCGGAGGCGGAGAAGCAGCGTCTGGTGGCAGGTGTGGCCGCGCAGTATGAATCTGAGGTTGTCTACCACCAGATTCGTGAAGACCTCGAAGAAAAAGGTGTCATCTTCGTTGACACGGACACCGGCTTGCGTGAGCACGAAGAACTTTTCAAGGAGTACTTCGGCTCGGTCATCCCTGCCGGTGACAACAAGTTCGCGGCATTGAACACGGCCGTGTGGTCCGGTGGATCGTTCATCTACGTGCCCCCGGGCGTGCACGTGGATATCCCGCTGCAGGCGTACTTCCGTATCAACACGGAAAACATGGGCCAGTTTGAGCGCACGCTGATCATCGCTGACGAGGGCTCGTACGTGCACTATGTCGAGGGCTGTACCGCCCCGATCTACAAGACTGATTCGCTGCACTCCGCGGTGGTCGAGATCGTTGTCAAGAAAGATGCGCGTGTGCGCTACACGACCATCCAGAACTGGTCCAACAACGTCTACAACCTCGTCACCAAGCGCGCCACCTGCGAAGCAGGCGCCACGATGGAATGGGTCGACGGGAACATCGGCTCCAAAGTGACGATGAAATACCCGGCTGTGTGGCTGCTCGGTGAGCACGCCCAAGGCGAGACATTGTCGATCGCGTTCGCTGGCGAAGGCCAACACCAAGACACCGGATCCAAGATGGTGCACGCCGCCCCAAACACATCAAGCAACATCATCAGCAAATCCGTTGCCCGTGGCGGTGGCCGCGCTTCGTACCGCGGCCTCGTCCAGGTGGATGAAGGCGCACACGGCTCTAAATCGACCGTCAAATGTGACGCCTTGCTGGTTGACCTCATCAGCCGCTCGGACACCTACCCGTACGTCGACATCCGTGAAGACGATGTCCAGATGGGACACGAAGCGACTGTTTCCAAGGTCAGCGAAGACCAGTTGTTCTACCTCATGTCCCGAGGCCTGACCGAGGACGAAGCCATGGCCGTGATCGTGCGCGGGTTCGTTGAGCCCATCGCACGTGAGCTGCCTATGGAGTACGCCCTTGAGCTGAACCGTCTCATCGAGCTGCAGATGGAAGGAGCCGTCGGCTGA
- the alr gene encoding alanine racemase — MNTSTEHALSFSLSDVVEEGQSGPSWAVVRLDRLASNLRTIRSHVGSGRGVLLPVKADAYGHGAVAVSRFVQERKLVEWLGVATVAEGLELRKAGVELPILKMSPALHSELEVGLRAGVVLSVQSAAEADAVQAAVAALRQAGQQSYWDGPVPVQLKIDTGMRRVGVEFMHAGVLAAHVAVRCPDLRVQGVFTHFAVADDPEPGCVAFTEEQIARFGEAVPQIAEALGYFPELVHAANSGGVLAYPQSWGSMVRPGILAYGYYPDVQTVRSVPVEPVLQWRAPISVVKTVAAGETVSYGRTWTTPRETVIATVPVGYADGYRRGLSNVARACVSGRSVPVVGRVCMDQLLLDLGQGAVESMGTEVVLLGGAGDGCFGADDMAQALGTISYEVLTGIGRRVRRTYVGE; from the coding sequence GTGAATACCTCGACCGAACATGCATTGTCTTTTTCTCTGTCCGACGTGGTGGAGGAGGGGCAGAGTGGCCCTTCGTGGGCTGTGGTTCGGCTAGATCGCCTCGCTTCGAACTTGCGTACGATTCGTTCGCACGTGGGGTCGGGGCGAGGTGTTTTGTTGCCGGTGAAAGCCGATGCGTATGGGCACGGCGCGGTGGCGGTGTCGCGTTTTGTTCAGGAACGCAAGCTGGTGGAATGGCTTGGGGTGGCGACGGTCGCGGAGGGGTTGGAGCTGCGCAAAGCTGGTGTGGAGCTACCTATTCTCAAAATGTCTCCGGCGCTTCATAGTGAGCTTGAGGTGGGGTTGCGAGCTGGGGTGGTGTTGTCAGTGCAGTCAGCTGCAGAGGCGGATGCTGTGCAGGCAGCGGTGGCGGCGTTGCGGCAGGCGGGGCAGCAGTCGTATTGGGATGGCCCGGTGCCGGTGCAGTTGAAGATCGATACGGGGATGCGTCGGGTGGGGGTGGAGTTTATGCATGCGGGGGTGTTGGCTGCGCATGTTGCTGTGAGGTGTCCTGATCTTCGGGTGCAGGGTGTGTTCACGCATTTCGCTGTTGCAGATGACCCCGAGCCTGGATGTGTGGCGTTCACTGAGGAACAGATCGCACGGTTTGGTGAGGCTGTTCCGCAGATTGCGGAGGCGTTGGGGTATTTCCCTGAGCTGGTGCATGCGGCGAACTCCGGAGGCGTGTTGGCGTATCCGCAGTCGTGGGGGTCGATGGTGCGCCCAGGCATTTTGGCGTACGGGTATTACCCGGATGTGCAGACGGTACGTTCAGTGCCGGTGGAACCGGTGTTGCAGTGGCGTGCGCCTATTTCTGTTGTGAAGACCGTGGCGGCGGGGGAGACGGTGTCATATGGGCGGACGTGGACGACTCCGCGGGAGACGGTGATCGCGACTGTGCCGGTGGGGTACGCCGATGGGTATCGGCGGGGGCTGTCGAATGTGGCGCGTGCGTGTGTGTCGGGACGGTCGGTGCCGGTGGTGGGGCGTGTGTGTATGGATCAGTTGTTGCTTGATCTGGGGCAAGGTGCGGTTGAGTCGATGGGTACTGAGGTGGTGTTGCTGGGTGGTGCAGGTGATGGGTGTTTTGGCGCTGATGATATGGCGCAGGCGCTGGGGACAATCTCGTATGAGGTTCTTACCGGGATTGGTCGGCGGGTTCGACGCACGTATGTGGGGGAGTAG
- the sufU gene encoding Fe-S cluster assembly sulfur transfer protein SufU, producing MDMYQELILDHSKHPQHAGLRAPFGAEVHHVNTSCGDEITLRVHLLNAEKGAEATVQDVSYDAQGCSISVASASVLAQEIIGHPLGEAMHTYEAMKAMLTSRGKDAGDEETIGDGVAFAGVSQYPARVKCALLSWSAFTDAVARAGGSIDC from the coding sequence ATGGACATGTATCAGGAATTGATCCTTGATCACAGTAAACATCCGCAGCATGCGGGGTTGCGTGCTCCGTTTGGTGCGGAGGTGCATCACGTCAACACCAGCTGTGGTGATGAGATCACGCTGCGGGTTCACTTGTTGAACGCGGAGAAGGGTGCCGAAGCTACGGTGCAGGACGTCTCCTATGACGCGCAGGGGTGTTCGATTTCGGTGGCGTCGGCTTCTGTGCTGGCGCAGGAGATTATTGGGCACCCGCTGGGTGAGGCGATGCACACCTATGAGGCGATGAAGGCGATGCTGACCAGCCGGGGTAAAGATGCAGGGGATGAGGAGACCATCGGGGATGGTGTCGCGTTCGCTGGGGTTTCTCAGTATCCGGCGCGGGTGAAGTGTGCCCTTTTGTCGTGGTCGGCGTTCACTGATGCTGTTGCTCGTGCCGGTGGATCTATCGATTGCTGA
- a CDS encoding COX15/CtaA family protein: protein MTQTPNSPAPPAASTDPRWIFPLLIANLIAEMGIVVTGGLVRLTKSGLGCSTWPQCTPGSFVPTATQPEGFHKYIEFGNRTLTFVLSALAIAVVVAAYKHLRGRGYLTPAMVILLGVLAQAVVGGITVLTGLNPATVAFHFLASMVLVAAATLLVVRYVNENRPSSNFPRPVTILGRTIIAIYAVVLILGTIVTGSGPHSGDAATPARLNFDIRAVSWLHADFVTAFLGLVIGMLVAVYLCSPDHGPRRAWSAVLAVTILQGLLGYTQYLLAVPEGLVLAHMTLAAVLTASVTWAYLTLRPHPAATKTSATPPQVADVTK, encoded by the coding sequence GTGACCCAGACACCCAACTCCCCCGCACCCCCAGCAGCCAGCACCGACCCCCGCTGGATCTTCCCCCTCCTTATCGCCAACCTCATCGCCGAGATGGGCATCGTCGTTACTGGAGGGCTGGTCCGCCTCACCAAATCAGGGCTGGGATGCTCCACCTGGCCCCAATGCACCCCCGGCTCATTCGTACCCACTGCAACCCAGCCCGAAGGCTTCCACAAATACATTGAATTCGGGAACCGCACACTGACCTTCGTGCTCTCCGCACTGGCTATCGCCGTCGTCGTCGCAGCCTACAAACACCTCCGCGGACGCGGCTACCTCACCCCAGCCATGGTCATCCTTCTCGGCGTCCTCGCCCAAGCCGTCGTCGGTGGAATCACCGTCCTGACTGGCTTGAACCCAGCCACCGTGGCATTCCACTTCCTCGCCTCAATGGTTCTCGTTGCCGCAGCCACCTTGCTCGTTGTCAGATACGTCAACGAAAACCGCCCCAGCAGCAACTTCCCCCGCCCCGTCACCATCCTCGGGCGCACCATCATCGCCATCTACGCCGTGGTGCTCATCCTCGGGACCATTGTGACCGGCTCAGGGCCCCACTCCGGCGACGCAGCCACACCGGCCCGCCTCAACTTCGACATCCGAGCCGTCTCATGGCTGCACGCCGACTTCGTGACCGCATTCCTAGGCCTCGTCATCGGCATGCTCGTCGCGGTGTACCTCTGCAGCCCTGACCACGGCCCCCGCCGCGCCTGGAGCGCCGTTCTAGCCGTAACCATCCTGCAAGGCCTGCTCGGATACACCCAATACCTCCTGGCCGTACCCGAAGGTCTCGTGCTCGCTCACATGACTCTCGCCGCAGTCCTGACCGCGTCAGTCACCTGGGCATACCTCACGCTGCGACCCCACCCCGCAGCAACGAAAACGTCCGCCACCCCACCCCAGGTAGCGGACGTCACG
- the sufD gene encoding Fe-S cluster assembly protein SufD, producing the protein MPLVTPETVTPSTGQGFVPEQSRAERTRSFTPSDFSVPHGREEDWRFTPVDRLGDFFAEGETCAPPQVPADLPEGVIASIVTLEEARELGAQPGGDRAAAVTAARAGAVLRIDIPADADVTEPIRVPTVGQGQAVFSHLLVTAGRHSRARLVLRHTGSARLGSLVSIVTDDGADLSVVSLQEWDDDAVHLAQHDVVVGRDASVRHIAVSLSGKIVRVNTNATYAGTGGRFEGLGVYFADAGQHLEHRLYVDHSEPHCYSNVEYKGALQGEEAHTVWVGDVLIRAAAEGTETYEMNRNLVLTDGPRADSVPNLEIETGEIVGAGHASTTGRFDDEQLFYLMSRGVGEDEARRMIVHAFFAEVIKKIGIDEVVDRLTAAIEVELEASARIKAEQESQA; encoded by the coding sequence ATGCCGCTCGTCACCCCAGAAACCGTAACGCCCTCTACAGGGCAAGGCTTTGTTCCAGAGCAGTCCCGCGCTGAACGCACACGTTCGTTTACTCCATCTGACTTCTCTGTTCCGCATGGGCGTGAAGAAGACTGGCGTTTTACCCCGGTGGATCGCCTCGGGGACTTCTTCGCCGAAGGTGAAACATGCGCACCACCCCAGGTGCCCGCTGATCTTCCCGAGGGGGTCATTGCCTCGATTGTGACCCTGGAAGAGGCACGTGAGCTGGGCGCCCAGCCTGGTGGAGACCGTGCTGCCGCAGTCACCGCAGCCCGAGCTGGCGCAGTGCTACGCATCGACATCCCCGCTGACGCTGATGTCACTGAGCCGATCCGTGTGCCCACGGTGGGGCAAGGCCAGGCAGTGTTCTCACACCTGCTCGTCACGGCGGGACGGCACTCACGCGCTCGTCTTGTGCTGCGCCACACCGGCTCGGCACGTTTGGGCTCTTTGGTGTCGATCGTTACTGACGATGGCGCAGACCTATCGGTGGTCTCACTGCAGGAATGGGACGACGACGCCGTTCACCTTGCACAGCACGACGTGGTTGTGGGGCGTGATGCCTCGGTACGACACATCGCGGTGAGCTTGTCCGGCAAGATCGTGCGGGTCAACACGAACGCCACGTATGCCGGAACCGGTGGCCGTTTTGAAGGCCTGGGCGTGTACTTCGCTGATGCCGGCCAGCATCTCGAACACCGTCTTTACGTCGACCACTCTGAGCCGCACTGCTACTCCAACGTGGAGTACAAAGGCGCCCTGCAAGGCGAAGAAGCCCACACCGTGTGGGTGGGAGATGTGCTCATCCGCGCCGCAGCTGAAGGCACCGAGACGTACGAGATGAACCGCAACCTCGTTCTTACTGACGGTCCACGCGCGGACTCCGTCCCTAACTTGGAGATCGAGACCGGTGAAATCGTCGGCGCCGGGCACGCTTCCACAACCGGACGTTTCGACGATGAACAGCTCTTCTACTTGATGAGCCGCGGTGTCGGAGAAGACGAAGCACGCCGCATGATCGTGCACGCCTTCTTTGCTGAGGTCATCAAGAAGATCGGTATCGACGAGGTCGTGGATCGACTCACCGCAGCAATTGAGGTTGAGCTGGAGGCATCTGCGCGCATCAAAGCTGAGCAGGAGTCACAGGCATGA
- a CDS encoding aminotransferase class V-fold PLP-dependent enzyme, whose protein sequence is MTSTFTQDDLARIRADFPELARTVRGGRQLVYLDSGATSLKPQVVIDAESDYYAHYHAAVHRGAHAIAEEATEAYEQARATIAGFVGAEVDEIVFTRNATESINLVAYALSNAVAPGALDGVEESLAARLRVGPGDEIVITEMEHHANLVPWQELCRRTGARLRWVTFDASGRIPDEAWDEVLNERTKLVSLTQVSNVLATRNDVAAVVAKAHAVGALVLVDAAQSVPHMAVDVRSLGADFVAFTGHKMLGPLGIGVLWGRRELLAAMPPYTTGGSMIELVRMEKTTYLPPPTRFEAGTPVVSQSIALAAAARYLCDLGMDKVEAHDQELMEHALEVAAQRPWMTVLGPLEASERVGALAFTVKDVHPHDVAQILDDSGVAVRSGHHCAGPLHRKLGITASTRASFSVYTTHDEIDAWAAALDRIPSIFGVSL, encoded by the coding sequence ATGACCAGCACGTTCACGCAGGATGATCTTGCGCGTATCCGAGCTGATTTTCCGGAATTGGCGCGGACAGTCCGCGGTGGCCGCCAGCTGGTGTACCTGGACTCGGGAGCGACGTCGCTTAAGCCCCAGGTCGTTATCGACGCCGAGAGCGACTATTACGCGCACTACCATGCCGCGGTGCATCGCGGGGCGCACGCTATCGCTGAAGAGGCAACAGAGGCCTACGAGCAGGCACGCGCAACGATCGCCGGTTTCGTGGGCGCTGAGGTCGACGAGATTGTTTTCACGCGGAATGCGACAGAGTCGATCAATCTCGTTGCCTATGCGTTGTCGAACGCGGTTGCGCCTGGAGCCCTTGATGGTGTCGAGGAGTCGTTAGCTGCGCGGTTGCGTGTGGGCCCCGGGGACGAAATCGTCATCACCGAGATGGAACATCACGCAAACCTTGTCCCGTGGCAGGAGTTGTGCCGCCGCACAGGGGCCAGACTGCGGTGGGTGACGTTCGATGCTTCCGGAAGAATCCCTGATGAAGCCTGGGATGAGGTGCTCAACGAGAGGACCAAACTGGTTTCTCTGACCCAGGTGTCGAACGTGCTTGCCACCCGTAACGACGTCGCTGCGGTAGTGGCTAAGGCGCATGCCGTGGGGGCGTTGGTGCTCGTGGATGCGGCGCAGTCAGTGCCACATATGGCGGTCGATGTGCGCTCTCTGGGTGCGGATTTCGTTGCTTTTACCGGTCACAAAATGCTTGGCCCGCTTGGGATTGGCGTGCTGTGGGGTAGGCGTGAGCTGTTGGCTGCGATGCCGCCATACACCACGGGCGGGTCAATGATTGAGCTCGTGCGGATGGAGAAGACGACGTACCTTCCTCCGCCGACCCGTTTTGAAGCAGGTACGCCAGTGGTCTCGCAGAGCATTGCACTGGCTGCTGCTGCTCGTTATCTCTGTGATCTGGGTATGGACAAGGTTGAGGCCCATGATCAGGAGTTGATGGAGCATGCGCTTGAGGTTGCGGCACAGCGTCCGTGGATGACGGTGCTGGGGCCGTTGGAAGCCTCTGAGCGTGTTGGTGCGTTGGCTTTTACGGTTAAAGATGTGCATCCGCATGACGTGGCGCAGATTCTTGATGATTCCGGTGTCGCTGTGCGTAGCGGTCACCACTGTGCAGGGCCGCTGCACCGCAAGCTGGGTATTACGGCTAGCACGCGGGCCAGTTTTTCTGTGTACACCACTCATGACGAGATTGATGCCTGGGCGGCGGCTTTGGATCGGATCCCGTCGATTTTCGGGGTGAGCCTGTAA
- a CDS encoding metal-sulfur cluster assembly factor, with protein MRDVVDPELGINVVDLGLVYGVVVDGERRATIDMTLTSAACPLTDVIEEQTAMALSGIVDDHRINWVWMPPWGPDKITEDGREQLRALGFNV; from the coding sequence ATGCGTGATGTGGTTGACCCTGAGCTGGGTATCAATGTGGTCGATCTTGGCTTGGTGTACGGCGTTGTTGTTGATGGTGAGCGTCGAGCCACGATTGATATGACGTTGACGAGTGCGGCATGCCCGCTTACGGATGTCATTGAAGAGCAGACTGCTATGGCGCTGAGCGGAATTGTTGACGATCACCGTATTAACTGGGTGTGGATGCCGCCGTGGGGCCCGGACAAGATCACCGAGGATGGCCGGGAGCAACTGCGCGCTCTAGGGTTCAACGTGTGA
- the sufC gene encoding Fe-S cluster assembly ATPase SufC, which translates to MSTLKIEGLRVSVDTESGPKEILKGVDLTINSGETHAVMGPNGSGKSTLAYSLAGHPKYNVIGGSVTLDGEDVLAMSVDERAKAGVFLAMQYPVEVPGVSVSNFLRTSKTAIDGQAPKLRTWVKEVKEAMARLQMDPAFAERDINSGFSGGEKKRHEILQLELLKPKMAILDETDSGLDIDALRIVSEGVNRAAEANEMGTLLITHYTRILRYIKPDYVHVFVKGRFVEHGGPELAEELEANGYDRFVNANA; encoded by the coding sequence ATGTCCACTCTCAAGATTGAAGGATTGCGCGTCTCGGTTGACACCGAGAGCGGCCCCAAAGAGATCCTTAAAGGCGTTGACCTCACCATTAACTCTGGTGAGACGCACGCTGTGATGGGACCGAACGGTTCCGGAAAGTCCACGTTGGCGTACTCGCTGGCCGGGCACCCGAAGTACAACGTGATCGGCGGGTCGGTCACTCTCGATGGCGAAGACGTGCTGGCGATGAGTGTTGACGAGCGCGCTAAGGCGGGCGTTTTCCTTGCGATGCAGTACCCGGTCGAGGTGCCGGGTGTGTCGGTGAGTAACTTCCTGCGTACCTCCAAGACTGCTATTGACGGTCAGGCACCGAAGCTGCGCACCTGGGTTAAAGAGGTCAAGGAGGCGATGGCACGGTTGCAGATGGACCCGGCCTTCGCTGAGCGTGACATCAACTCCGGGTTCTCCGGCGGTGAAAAGAAGCGTCACGAGATACTGCAGCTTGAATTGTTGAAGCCGAAGATGGCCATTCTTGACGAGACTGACTCGGGCTTGGATATTGACGCGCTGCGCATTGTTTCTGAAGGCGTGAACCGTGCCGCTGAAGCTAATGAGATGGGCACGTTGCTCATCACGCACTACACCCGCATTTTGCGGTACATCAAGCCGGACTATGTGCACGTATTCGTCAAGGGACGTTTTGTTGAGCACGGCGGCCCGGAACTGGCGGAGGAGCTGGAAGCGAACGGTTACGACCGTTTCGTTAACGCGAACGCCTGA